A window of Bdellovibrio svalbardensis contains these coding sequences:
- a CDS encoding M16 family metallopeptidase — MRRISTLLVGLCVSFSAFAVEPNPTKTEKPDVIGAIQGWSKAGDLKISLPVTKFTLENGLTVILLEDHSVPMVSYHTWYRVGSRDESPGVTGAAHMLEHMMFKGAKKYDGKSFDRIFHENGITNNAFTTNDYTGFFENLPSSKLELVMDMEVDRMSSLLLNPEDLKSEKEVVKEERRWRVDNNPMGLVRELMMSTVFKYNPYHWPVIGYMKDIANYDVEKLRFFYNTYYVPNNAVLVLVGDFKTAKVKSLIESYYGKLAYRPLPRRNYPREPLQEVQQNATLKKDVQNSSFVVAFQSPRQGETDMYPLDLAANILGNGTSSRLYKRLVYQKQIATSAYSFNYAMRESGVFAVGVNMKPGTGIQEALDISYNELWKLRNQKVTDKELAKAKTQIIKELVDSLKTMDGKARALAVNEIVTGTYESLFTDLEKYEAVTADDIKKVSEKYTNQTQRSIIVLEPKNAPKQEAAVKPETPVKKEE; from the coding sequence ATGAGACGTATTTCAACCCTTCTTGTAGGACTTTGTGTATCGTTCTCTGCATTCGCAGTAGAACCAAATCCCACTAAAACAGAAAAGCCAGATGTGATTGGCGCCATACAAGGTTGGTCAAAGGCGGGGGATCTTAAAATCTCTTTGCCGGTGACAAAATTTACTTTGGAAAATGGTTTGACGGTTATTCTTTTGGAAGATCACTCGGTGCCGATGGTGAGCTATCACACTTGGTATCGTGTGGGTTCTCGCGATGAGTCCCCGGGGGTGACAGGGGCCGCTCATATGCTGGAGCACATGATGTTCAAAGGTGCGAAGAAATATGACGGTAAGTCTTTCGATCGCATCTTCCATGAGAATGGCATCACTAACAATGCTTTCACCACCAACGATTACACAGGATTCTTTGAAAATCTGCCAAGCTCTAAGTTGGAGCTTGTGATGGATATGGAAGTGGATCGCATGAGTTCTTTGCTCTTGAATCCAGAAGATCTCAAGAGTGAAAAAGAAGTTGTGAAGGAAGAACGTCGCTGGCGCGTAGACAACAATCCGATGGGGTTGGTGCGTGAACTGATGATGTCGACTGTCTTTAAATACAACCCTTATCACTGGCCAGTGATCGGTTATATGAAAGACATCGCAAACTATGATGTCGAAAAATTGCGTTTTTTCTATAACACTTACTACGTGCCAAACAATGCAGTTCTGGTGTTGGTGGGTGACTTTAAGACGGCCAAAGTTAAAAGTTTGATTGAAAGCTATTACGGCAAATTGGCTTATCGTCCTTTACCAAGAAGAAATTACCCAAGAGAGCCTTTGCAAGAGGTTCAACAAAATGCCACTTTGAAAAAGGATGTTCAGAACAGTTCATTTGTCGTCGCTTTCCAAAGTCCTCGTCAAGGGGAGACCGATATGTATCCGCTGGATTTGGCAGCGAATATTTTAGGAAACGGAACTTCCAGCCGTCTTTATAAGCGTTTGGTTTATCAAAAACAAATCGCCACCTCCGCCTATTCATTTAACTACGCCATGAGAGAGTCCGGTGTCTTTGCCGTCGGCGTGAATATGAAACCGGGAACGGGCATCCAGGAAGCTTTGGATATTTCATATAATGAGCTTTGGAAGCTGCGCAATCAAAAGGTCACCGATAAAGAGCTCGCCAAAGCGAAAACTCAAATTATCAAAGAACTTGTTGATAGCTTAAAAACAATGGACGGAAAAGCCCGTGCCTTGGCCGTAAATGAAATTGTCACTGGAACTTATGAAAGTCTTTTTACAGATCTTGAAAAGTATGAGGCTGTTACTGCTGATGATATTAAAAAGGTTTCTGAAAAGTACACCAATCAAACTCAGCGTTCCATTATCGTATTAGAACCTAAAAACGCTCCGAAACAAGAAGCTGCTGTGAAGCCAGAAACTCCTGTTAAGAAGGAAGAGTAG